The Mercurialis annua linkage group LG8, ddMerAnnu1.2, whole genome shotgun sequence genome window below encodes:
- the LOC126660590 gene encoding uncharacterized protein LOC126660590, with translation MFKFLKGVVGGSGAGGLKDLPYNITDPYPSAWGSWTHSRGTSKDDGSPVSIFSLSGSNAQDGHLAAGRNGIKRLRTVRHPNILSFLHSTEVETFDGSTSKITLYMVTEPVMPLSEKIKELGLEGTQRDEYYAWGLNQIAKAVSFLNNDCKLVHGNVCLASVVVTPTLDWKLHAFDVLSEFDGNSETATGPMLQYEWLIGTQYKPMELVKSDWIAIRKSPPWAIDSWGLGCFIYELFSGTKLAKTEELRNTGSIPKSLLQDYQRLLSSVPSRRMNTSKLIENSEYFQNKLVDTIHFMEILTLKDSVEKDTFFRKLPNLAEQLPRQIVLKKLLPLLASSLEFGSAAAPALTALLKMGSWLSAEEFSAKVLPTIVKLFASNDRAIRVSLLQHIDQYGESLSAQVVDEQVYPHVATGFSDTSAFLRELTLKSMLILAPKLSQRTISGTLLKYLSKLQVDEEPAIRTNTTILLGNISSFLNEGTRKRVLINAFTVRALRDTFSPARGAGIMALCATSSYYDVNEIATRILPNVVVLTIDSDSDVRSKAFQALDQFLQIVKQYHEKTNAGDATAAGTVGISSIPGNASLLGWAMSSLTLKGKPSEQAALAPINSGAPITSTASNASSVLDTPTTAPIRVDSSTDLADQPVPGSPTSTDGWGEIENGIYEEHDSDKDGWDDIQPLEEPKPSPGLANIQAAQKRPVSQPVPQLKPQATGSRPKNAGKVTKDEDDDLWGSIAAPAPKTASKPLNVRAADNDDPWAAIAAPLPITRAKPLSAGRGRGSKPAALKLGAQRINRTSSSGM, from the exons ATGTTCAAATTCTTGAAAGGAGTAGTGGGTGGATCTGGAGCAGGAGGCTTGAAAGATCTCCCTTACAATATCACCGATCCCTATCCTTCTGCTTGGGGCTCCTGGACTCATTCTCGCGGCACTTCCAAA GATGATGGATCTCCAGTCTCTATTTTTTCTCTTTCTGGAAGTAATGCTCAGGATGGACATCTAGCAGCTGGTCGTAATGGAATCAAGCGGCTCCGCACT GTCAGGCATCCAAATATTCTATCATTTCTACATAGCACGGAGGTTGAAACTTTTGATGGCTCTACCTCAAAGATAACACTATATATGGTGACTGAGCCTGTTATGCCATTATCTGAAAAGATCAAGGAGCTTGGTTTAGAGGGCACACAAAG GGATGAGTATTATGCTTGGGGGCTGAACCAGATAGCTAAAGCTGTGAGCTTTCTCAATAATGATTGTAAACTT GTACATGGTAATGTTTGCTTGGCCAGTGTTGTTGTCACACCAACTCTAGATTGGAAGCTGCATGCTTTTGATGTTCTATCCGAATTCGATGGGAATAGTGAAACTGCAACTGGGCCAATGCTG CAATATGAATGGCTTATTGGAACACAATACAAACCAATGGAGTTGGTCAAGTCTGACTGGATTGCAATAAGAAAATCTCCGCCTTGGGCTATTGATTCTTGGGGGTTGG GTTGTTTTATATATGAACTCTTTTCTGGAACCAAGTTGGCGAAAACGGAAGAGCTTCGGAACACTGGTTCTATTCCTAAG TCATTGCTTCAGGATTACCAGCGGCTGCTGAGTTCTGTGCCTTCTCGCAGGATGAATACTTCAAAGCTTATAGAAAACAGTG AATACTTTCAAAATAAGCTGGTGGACACTATACATTTCATGGAAATTCTTACATTGAAAGACAGTGTTGAAAAGGATACCTTCTTCCGCAAACTCCCAAATCTAGCGGAGCAGCTACCTCGCCAAATTGTGCTGAAAAAG CTGCTTCCTTTATTAGCTTCTTCCCTTGAATTTGGTTCTGCTGCCGCCCCTGCTTTGACTGCACTGTTGAAAATGGGTTCCTGGCTTTCAGCTGAAGAATTTAGTGCTAAG GTACTGCCAACAATAGTGAAACTTTTTGCTTCAAATGATCGTGCAATTCGAGTTAGCCTCTTGCAGCATATAGATCAGTATGGAGAGTCATTATCAGCACAAGTTGTTGATGAGCAA GTCTATCCTCATGTTGCTACTGGGTTTTCTGACACGTCTGCCTTTCTACGTGAATTGACCCTCAAATCGATGCTTATTTTGGCGCCCAAG CTTTCTCAACGTACCATTTCAGGCACCTTATTGAAGTATCTCTCAAAGTTACAG GTTGATGAAGAACCTGCGATTAGAACTAACACCACCATTTTACTAGGGAATATTTCTAGCTTTCTAAATGAAGGG ACAAGGAAGCGAGTGCTTATTAATGCGTTTACAGTTCGTGCACTGCGTGATACTTTTTCTCCTGCCAGAGGAGCAG GAATAATGGCTTTGTGTGCCACTAGTTCATATTATGATGTTAATGAGATTGCAACTCGAATTCTTCCCAATGTTGTTGTGCTTACCATCGACTCCGACAG TGATGTTCGATCAAAAGCATTTCAGGCTCTTGATCAGTTTTTGCAAATAGTGAAACAGTATCATGAAAAG ACAAATGCAGGGGATGCCACTGCGGCTGGAACTGTAGGAATTTCATCAATACCAGGAAATGCAAGTTTACTTGG GTGGGCCATGAGCTCTTTGACTCTGAAGGGTAAACCGTCTGAACAAGCTGCACTTGCTCCAATAAATTCTGGCGCACCTATAACTTCTACAGCCTCCAACGCCAGTTCAG TATTGGATACTCCAACTACAGCACCAATCCGTGTAGATTCCAGCACAGACTTAGCTGATCAACCTGTACCTGGATCTCCCACCTCAACAGATGGATGGGGAGAAATTGAGAATGGAATTTATGAAGAGCATGATAGCGACAAAGATGGGTGGGATGATATTCAACCCCTTGAAGAGCCAAAGCCCTCTCCAGGTCTTGCAAATATTCAAGCTGCTCAGAAACGGCCCGTCTCTCAACCAGTTCCACAGCTAAAACCACAAG CCACAGGCTCGCGGCCTAAAAATGCAGGGAAGGTGACAAAGGACGAAGATGATGATTTATGGGGTTCAATAGCTGCACCTGCTCCAAAAACAGCATCAAAACCTTTGAATGTTAGAGCAGCCGACAATGATGACCCCTGGGCTGCAATTGCTGCTCCTCTACCTATTACTAGAGCCAAACCGTTGTCAGCTGGTAGAGGTCGAGGGTCTAAACCTGCTGCTCTAAAACTAGGCGCTCAAAGGATAAACCGGACATCGTCTTCTGGGATGTAA